Proteins found in one Paraburkholderia caballeronis genomic segment:
- a CDS encoding helix-turn-helix transcriptional regulator produces MIRVECEAQLVVRDMEGREASLTDVVPLLALVAEEGSIAQAAQRRGLSYRHAWGLLRDVEERLGGALIAKARGRGSVLSELGEAVLRSQRLCVERLHGNMQSLASEVASDLNRWLAPDREDVRIHASHGYAVAELVTALVADEVPVEIKYRDSADAITALARGECDLAGFHLPRGEFRAACANAYRSWLDPQRHVLVHLTRRKQGLFVGRGNPKRIEGLVDLARPDIRFVNRQPGSGTRMLIDLLLTRIGVDPQRVNGYALSELTHSAIAAFVASGMADVGFGVEPAAHHFGLDFIPVVDEDYYFACDRTQLDREPLAAVLELLRGAAFRQRVAQLDGYDPAECGTVVALDEGWSGPRVLSPR; encoded by the coding sequence ATGATACGGGTCGAATGCGAAGCGCAGCTCGTCGTGCGCGACATGGAGGGCCGGGAGGCAAGCCTGACGGACGTTGTGCCGTTACTGGCGCTCGTCGCGGAGGAGGGCAGCATCGCGCAGGCCGCGCAGCGTAGGGGTTTGTCCTACCGTCATGCATGGGGCCTGTTGCGCGACGTCGAAGAGCGGCTCGGCGGCGCGTTGATCGCGAAGGCGCGCGGCCGCGGCTCGGTGCTTTCCGAACTCGGCGAAGCGGTGCTGCGTTCGCAGCGGTTATGTGTGGAGCGCCTGCACGGCAACATGCAGTCGCTCGCGAGCGAAGTCGCGAGCGACCTGAATCGCTGGCTCGCGCCCGATCGCGAGGACGTGCGCATTCATGCTTCGCACGGCTATGCAGTCGCCGAACTCGTGACCGCGCTGGTGGCCGACGAGGTGCCGGTCGAGATCAAGTACCGCGACAGCGCCGATGCGATCACCGCGCTCGCGCGCGGCGAATGCGATCTCGCCGGTTTCCATCTGCCGCGCGGCGAATTTCGCGCGGCCTGCGCGAATGCCTATCGAAGCTGGCTCGATCCGCAGCGCCACGTGCTCGTGCATCTGACGCGGCGCAAGCAGGGGCTGTTCGTCGGCCGGGGCAATCCGAAGCGGATCGAGGGACTCGTCGATCTCGCGCGGCCCGACATTCGCTTCGTGAACCGTCAGCCGGGATCGGGCACGCGGATGCTGATCGATCTGCTGCTCACGCGCATCGGCGTCGATCCTCAACGCGTGAACGGTTATGCGCTGTCGGAACTGACGCACTCCGCGATCGCCGCGTTCGTCGCGAGCGGGATGGCGGACGTCGGCTTCGGCGTCGAACCGGCCGCGCATCACTTCGGGCTCGACTTCATTCCGGTCGTCGACGAGGACTATTACTTCGCGTGCGACCGCACGCAACTCGATCGCGAGCCGCTCGCCGCCGTGCTGGAACTGCTGCGCGGCGCGGCGTTCAGGCAGCGCGTCGCGCAACTCGACGGCTACGATCCGGCCGAATGCGGCACCGTCGTTGCGCTCGACGAAGGCTGGTCCGGGCCGCGGGTTCTGTCACCACGGTAA
- the ubiG gene encoding bifunctional 2-polyprenyl-6-hydroxyphenol methylase/3-demethylubiquinol 3-O-methyltransferase UbiG, whose protein sequence is MTNADPHELQKFSDLAHRWWDPNAEFKPLHELNPIRLGWIDNHAHLTGKRVLDIGCGGGILSESMAGLGASVKGIDLSHEALGVADLHSLESGISVEYEEIAAEALAAREPASYDVVTCMEMLEHVPQPAAVVAACATLVKPGGWVFFSTLNRNVKSYLLAVIGAEYIAQMLPKGTHDYARFIRPSELASFVRDAGLHTADIKGITYGPLTRRFALSNDTSVNYLLACRREA, encoded by the coding sequence ATGACGAACGCCGATCCCCACGAACTCCAGAAATTCAGCGATCTCGCGCATCGCTGGTGGGACCCGAATGCCGAGTTCAAGCCGCTGCACGAACTGAATCCGATCCGGCTCGGCTGGATCGACAACCACGCGCACCTCACCGGCAAGCGCGTGCTCGACATCGGCTGCGGCGGCGGCATCCTGTCCGAATCGATGGCGGGGCTCGGCGCGAGCGTGAAGGGCATCGATCTGTCGCATGAGGCGCTCGGCGTCGCGGACCTGCATAGCCTCGAAAGCGGCATCAGCGTCGAATACGAGGAAATCGCGGCCGAGGCGCTGGCCGCGCGCGAGCCGGCGTCGTATGACGTCGTCACCTGCATGGAAATGCTCGAACACGTGCCGCAACCGGCTGCCGTCGTCGCCGCGTGCGCGACGCTGGTAAAGCCCGGCGGCTGGGTGTTCTTCTCGACGCTGAACCGCAACGTGAAGTCGTACCTGCTCGCGGTGATCGGCGCCGAATACATCGCGCAGATGCTGCCGAAAGGCACGCACGACTACGCGCGCTTCATCCGCCCGTCGGAACTGGCCTCGTTCGTGCGCGATGCCGGCCTGCACACCGCCGACATCAAGGGCATCACGTATGGCCCGCTGACCCGGCGCTTCGCGCTGTCCAACGACACGAGCGTCAACTATCTGCTCGCGTGCCGGCGCGAAGCTTGA
- a CDS encoding formate dehydrogenase beta subunit, which produces MTRIYVPRDSSALALGADAIATAIEREAAQRGIAIELVRNGSRGLLYLEPLVEVETAGGRIGYANVEPHEVAALFEAGFAEGKPHPRCVGVVDQIPYLAKQQRLTFARIGITDPLSTDDYVAHGGLEGLRNALAMTPSAACDALLESGLRGRGGAAFPAGIKWRTVAQAHADQKYVVCNADEGDSGTFSDRLVMESDPYVLIEGMTIAGLSTGATVGHVYVRSEYPHSIGTLEEAIRRARAAGWLGDDVLGSGRRFDLFVAKGAGAYVCGEETALLESLEGKRGIVRAKPPLPALAGLHGKPTVINNVITLATVPIIFAKGAAFYKDFGMGRSRGTLPFQLAGNIKQGGLVELAFGVTLRELLVGYGGGTASGRPARAVQVGGPLGTYLPESQWDIPMDYEAYAAVGAVVGHGGLVVHDDTSNLAELAQYAMEFCTLESCGKCTPCRIGSTRGVEVIAKIRNGDTSERQVTLLRDLCDTMVSGSLCAMGGMTPYPVLSALNHFPEDFGLETVQPATAAA; this is translated from the coding sequence ATGACGCGCATCTATGTCCCCCGCGATTCGTCGGCGCTCGCACTCGGCGCGGACGCGATCGCCACCGCGATCGAACGCGAAGCCGCGCAGCGCGGCATCGCCATCGAACTCGTGCGCAACGGCTCGCGCGGCCTGCTGTATCTCGAACCGCTGGTCGAGGTCGAAACGGCCGGCGGGCGCATCGGTTACGCGAACGTCGAGCCGCATGAAGTCGCCGCGCTGTTCGAGGCGGGGTTCGCCGAAGGCAAGCCGCATCCGCGCTGCGTCGGCGTCGTCGACCAGATTCCGTATCTCGCGAAACAGCAGCGCCTGACGTTCGCGCGCATCGGCATCACCGATCCGCTGTCCACCGACGACTACGTCGCGCACGGCGGCCTCGAAGGATTGCGCAACGCGCTTGCGATGACGCCGTCCGCCGCATGCGACGCGCTGCTCGAATCGGGCCTGCGCGGGCGCGGCGGCGCTGCGTTTCCGGCGGGCATCAAGTGGCGCACCGTCGCGCAGGCGCACGCGGACCAGAAGTACGTGGTCTGCAACGCGGACGAAGGCGACTCCGGCACGTTCTCCGATCGTCTCGTGATGGAAAGCGATCCGTACGTGCTGATCGAAGGGATGACGATCGCCGGCCTGTCGACCGGCGCGACGGTCGGCCATGTCTATGTGCGCAGCGAGTATCCGCATTCGATCGGCACGCTGGAAGAAGCGATCCGCCGCGCGCGCGCCGCCGGCTGGCTCGGCGACGACGTGCTCGGCAGCGGCCGCCGCTTCGACCTGTTCGTCGCGAAGGGCGCAGGCGCGTACGTATGCGGCGAGGAAACCGCGCTGCTCGAATCGCTCGAAGGCAAGCGCGGGATCGTCCGCGCGAAGCCGCCGCTGCCCGCGCTCGCGGGCCTGCACGGCAAGCCGACCGTCATCAACAACGTCATCACGCTCGCGACGGTGCCGATCATCTTCGCGAAGGGCGCGGCGTTCTACAAGGACTTCGGGATGGGCCGCTCGCGCGGCACGCTGCCGTTCCAGCTCGCCGGCAACATCAAGCAGGGCGGCCTCGTCGAACTCGCGTTCGGCGTCACGCTGCGCGAACTGCTGGTCGGCTACGGCGGCGGCACCGCATCCGGCCGCCCGGCGCGCGCGGTGCAGGTCGGCGGCCCGCTCGGCACCTATCTGCCGGAAAGCCAGTGGGACATTCCGATGGACTACGAAGCCTATGCGGCGGTCGGCGCGGTGGTCGGCCACGGCGGGCTCGTCGTGCACGACGACACGTCGAATCTCGCGGAACTCGCGCAGTACGCGATGGAGTTCTGCACGCTCGAATCGTGCGGCAAGTGCACGCCATGCCGGATCGGCTCGACGCGCGGCGTCGAGGTAATCGCGAAGATCCGCAACGGCGACACGTCCGAAAGGCAGGTCACGCTGCTGCGCGATCTGTGCGACACGATGGTGTCCGGCTCGCTGTGCGCGATGGGCGGCATGACGCCCTATCCGGTGCTGTCCGCGCTCAACCACTTCCCCGAAGACTTCGGTCTCGAAACCGTGCAGCCGGCGACGGCCGCGGCCTGA
- the gph gene encoding phosphoglycolate phosphatase (PGP is an essential enzyme in the glycolate salvage pathway in higher organisms (photorespiration in plants). Phosphoglycolate results from the oxidase activity of RubisCO in the Calvin cycle when concentrations of carbon dioxide are low relative to oxygen. This enzyme is a member of the Haloacid Dehalogenase (HAD) superfamily of aspartate-nucleophile hydrolase enzymes (PF00702).) yields MNAPSAVSPAPDDGAALAACDAVLFDLDGTLADTAPDLAAAVNLMRHTRGLAPAPLERLRPLASAGARGLIGAAFGVGPDDPEFAAMREEFLANYEANLRVDTVLFPGIDALLDDLDARGVRWGIVTNKVARLTAPLVALLGLDRRAACVVSGDTTPYSKPHPAPLLHAADALGVDAPRIVYVGDDLRDIQAGHAAGMATVAAGYGYCGNDLPPLHWNAHHVADTTDALLALLRRVGATSRG; encoded by the coding sequence ATGAATGCTCCATCCGCCGTTTCTCCCGCGCCGGACGACGGCGCGGCGCTCGCCGCGTGCGACGCAGTGCTGTTCGACCTCGACGGCACGCTCGCCGACACCGCGCCCGATCTCGCCGCCGCGGTCAACCTGATGCGCCACACGCGCGGCCTCGCGCCCGCGCCGCTCGAACGCCTGCGGCCGCTGGCTTCGGCCGGCGCGCGCGGACTGATCGGCGCCGCGTTCGGCGTCGGCCCGGACGACCCCGAATTCGCGGCGATGCGCGAAGAGTTTCTCGCGAACTACGAAGCGAACCTGCGCGTCGACACGGTGCTGTTCCCCGGCATCGACGCGCTGCTCGACGACCTCGACGCGCGCGGCGTGCGCTGGGGCATCGTGACGAACAAGGTCGCGCGCCTCACCGCGCCGCTCGTCGCGCTGCTCGGCCTCGACCGGCGCGCGGCGTGCGTGGTCAGCGGCGACACGACGCCGTATTCGAAGCCGCACCCGGCGCCGCTGCTGCACGCGGCCGACGCGCTCGGCGTCGACGCGCCGCGCATCGTCTATGTCGGCGACGACCTGCGCGACATCCAGGCCGGCCACGCGGCCGGGATGGCGACGGTCGCGGCCGGCTACGGCTACTGCGGCAACGACCTGCCGCCGCTGCACTGGAACGCGCACCACGTCGCCGACACGACCGATGCGCTGCTCGCGCTATTGCGACGCGTCGGGGCGACGTCGCGCGGCTAA
- the gyrA gene encoding DNA gyrase subunit A, with translation MDQFAKETLPISLEEEMRRSYLDYAMSVIVGRALPDVRDGLKPVHRRVLYAMHELNNDWNRAYKKSARIVGDVIGKYHPHGDTAVYDTIVRMAQNFSLRYMLVDGQGNFGSIDGDNAAAMRYTEIRMAKIGHELLADIDKETVDFGPNYDGSESEPQILPARIPNLLINGSSGIAVGMATNIPPHNLNEVVDACQHLLKNPEASIDELIEIIPAPDFPTAGIIYGVAGVRDGYRTGRGRVVMRAATHFEEIDRGQRMAIIVDELPYQVNKRSLLERIAELVNEKKLEGISDIRDESDKSGMRVVIELKRGEVPEVILNNLYKATQLQDTFGMNMVALVDNQPKLLNLKEMLEHFLSHRREVLTRRTVYELRKARERGHVLEGLAVALANIDEFIEIIKAAPTPPIAKQELMARSWDSSLVREMLSRAETENAAAGGSGAYRPEGLSPIYGMQGDGHYRLSDTQAQEILQMRLQRLTGLEQDKITGEYREVMAQIADLLDILARPERVTSMISDELVAIKSEFGDERRSKIELNATELNTEDLITPQDMVVTMSHTGYVKSQPLSEYRAQKRGGRGKQATSMKEDDWIDTLFIANTHDHILCFSNRGRVYWVKVYEVPQGSRNSRGRPIVNMFPLQDGEKITVVLPVKEFSADKYVFMATALGTVKKTPLEAFSRPLRKGIIAVGLDDGDYLIGAAITDGQHDVMLFSDSGKAVRFDENDVRPMGREARGVRGMQLEDGQQVIALLVAGDEQQSVLTATENGYGKRTPITEYTRHGRGTKGMIAIQTSERNGRVVAATLVDPEAEIMLITTTGVLIRTRVSEIREMGRATQGVTLISLDEGTKLSGLQQIAEADADGDVEGAADGETSEGDGQQ, from the coding sequence ATGGATCAATTCGCCAAAGAGACCCTGCCAATCTCCCTCGAAGAGGAAATGCGCCGCTCGTATCTCGATTACGCGATGAGCGTGATCGTCGGGCGCGCACTGCCGGATGTTCGCGACGGTCTCAAGCCGGTTCACCGGCGTGTGCTGTACGCGATGCACGAGCTGAACAACGACTGGAACCGCGCATACAAGAAGTCGGCGCGTATCGTCGGCGACGTGATCGGTAAATATCACCCGCACGGCGACACCGCGGTCTACGACACGATCGTCCGGATGGCGCAGAACTTTTCGCTGCGCTACATGCTGGTGGACGGCCAGGGCAACTTCGGTTCGATCGACGGCGACAACGCCGCCGCGATGCGTTACACCGAAATCCGCATGGCGAAGATCGGCCATGAACTGCTGGCCGACATCGACAAGGAAACCGTCGATTTCGGGCCGAACTACGACGGCAGCGAAAGCGAGCCGCAGATCCTGCCCGCGCGGATCCCGAACCTGCTGATCAACGGCTCGTCCGGCATCGCGGTCGGGATGGCGACCAACATCCCGCCGCACAACCTGAACGAAGTCGTCGACGCGTGCCAGCATCTGCTGAAGAACCCGGAGGCGTCGATCGATGAACTGATCGAGATCATTCCGGCGCCGGATTTCCCGACCGCCGGCATCATCTACGGGGTAGCCGGCGTCCGCGACGGTTATCGCACCGGCCGCGGCCGCGTCGTGATGCGCGCGGCGACCCATTTCGAGGAAATCGACCGCGGCCAGCGGATGGCGATCATCGTCGACGAACTGCCGTACCAGGTGAACAAGCGTTCGCTGCTGGAGCGCATCGCCGAGCTGGTCAACGAGAAGAAGCTCGAAGGCATCTCGGACATCCGCGACGAGTCGGACAAGAGCGGCATGCGCGTCGTGATCGAACTGAAGCGCGGCGAGGTGCCCGAGGTCATCCTGAACAACCTGTACAAGGCGACCCAGCTTCAGGACACGTTCGGGATGAACATGGTCGCGCTGGTGGACAACCAGCCGAAGCTGCTGAACCTGAAGGAAATGCTTGAGCATTTCCTGTCGCACCGGCGCGAGGTGCTGACGCGGCGCACTGTATACGAACTGCGCAAGGCCCGCGAACGCGGTCACGTGCTGGAAGGCCTCGCGGTCGCGCTCGCGAACATCGACGAATTCATCGAGATCATCAAGGCCGCGCCGACGCCGCCGATCGCGAAGCAGGAGTTGATGGCGCGCTCGTGGGATTCGTCGCTGGTGCGCGAGATGCTGAGCCGCGCGGAGACCGAAAACGCGGCGGCCGGCGGCAGCGGCGCCTACCGGCCGGAAGGCCTGAGCCCGATCTACGGGATGCAGGGCGACGGGCACTATCGCCTGTCCGACACGCAGGCGCAGGAAATCCTGCAAATGCGTCTGCAACGTCTGACGGGGCTTGAACAGGACAAGATCACCGGCGAGTATCGTGAAGTGATGGCGCAGATCGCCGACCTGCTCGACATCCTCGCGCGCCCGGAGCGCGTAACGTCGATGATCTCCGACGAACTCGTCGCGATCAAGAGCGAATTCGGCGACGAGCGCCGCTCGAAGATCGAGCTGAACGCGACCGAACTGAACACCGAGGACCTGATCACGCCGCAGGACATGGTCGTCACGATGTCCCACACCGGATACGTGAAATCGCAGCCGTTGTCCGAATATCGCGCGCAGAAGCGCGGAGGTCGCGGCAAGCAGGCGACGTCGATGAAGGAAGACGACTGGATCGACACGCTGTTCATTGCGAACACGCACGATCACATCCTGTGTTTCTCGAATCGCGGCCGCGTGTACTGGGTGAAGGTCTACGAGGTGCCGCAGGGCTCGCGCAACTCGCGCGGCCGGCCGATCGTCAACATGTTCCCGCTGCAGGACGGCGAAAAGATCACCGTCGTGCTGCCGGTCAAGGAGTTCTCGGCCGACAAGTACGTGTTCATGGCGACCGCGCTCGGCACCGTGAAGAAGACTCCGCTGGAAGCGTTCAGCCGCCCGCTGCGCAAGGGTATCATTGCGGTCGGCCTCGACGACGGCGACTACCTGATTGGCGCGGCGATCACCGACGGCCAGCACGACGTGATGCTGTTCTCGGATTCGGGCAAGGCGGTGCGCTTCGACGAAAACGATGTGCGTCCGATGGGGCGCGAAGCGCGCGGCGTGCGCGGGATGCAACTTGAAGATGGCCAGCAGGTCATAGCGCTTCTCGTGGCGGGCGACGAGCAGCAGTCGGTGCTCACCGCGACGGAGAACGGCTACGGCAAGCGCACGCCGATCACCGAGTACACGCGTCATGGGCGCGGCACGAAGGGCATGATCGCGATCCAGACGTCGGAGCGTAACGGCAGGGTGGTCGCCGCGACGCTCGTCGATCCGGAAGCCGAGATCATGCTGATTACGACAACCGGCGTATTGATTCGCACCCGGGTGTCGGAGATCCGTGAAATGGGGCGTGCGACGCAAGGTGTTACACTCATCAGCCTTGATGAAGGCACGAAGCTTTCCGGCCTGCAGCAGATCGCGGAAGCGGATGCGGACGGCGATGTCGAAGGCGCAGCCGACGGCGAAACGAGCGAAGGTGACGGGCAACAGTAA
- a CDS encoding tetratricopeptide repeat protein gives MSNPRVHPSDPGQLAAALCQAGRFSEALAVATQVLDADDANVPPGARLHALHLAATSSLGLQQMADAEAYWRRALELDPTLAAAYGGLGLLTKMQKRTAETEALYRAWATHWPDNAEAHNNHGVALQELGRLADAEAAYRRALEIRADYLEARYNLGLVLQAAQRPQEAEQAYQALIASHLAHSQSQRELGDALKEQGKLAEAEAAYQRSRVSHASYPLAFNNLAALLKARGSLPEAELAIRCAIALRPDLADAHNTLGVILDKLERWSDAEAAFGEALSLNPNFAECHYNLGIVQHAQKRLPEAEASYRRSLELKPNAVETLSNLGAVLHESGRAREAAVAYQQALALRPDLAATHYSLGIVHKGLGQLDEAEAALRQALVLQPGYGDAKFALSTLLLSMERFDDAWPLYESRYDLPRFVHHHTLSIVQCPRWQGESLEGRSLLVWQEDGLGDMIQFGRYFAALKARGVARIAVACMPALHRLVASIDGVDEVFDNTAGKTRSAEFDCWTSLLSVPLHVGTHGNVPVAYLKPDPARVEHWRAQLDALPAGPRIGLVWKGNPRHHNDAHRSIPSLAQLAPLWNVPGARFVSLQKGQGEDDAQQPPADQPLLHLGTALTDLADSAAIVAQLDLVICVDTAIAHVAGSVGTPCWVMLPAHDLDWRWGHAGNDTRWYPGMRLFRQPPGAQWPDLIEQVAHACATAFA, from the coding sequence TTGAGCAACCCGCGCGTCCACCCGTCCGATCCTGGCCAGCTGGCCGCCGCGCTCTGCCAGGCAGGCCGGTTCTCCGAGGCGCTCGCCGTCGCCACGCAGGTGCTCGACGCGGACGACGCCAACGTTCCTCCCGGCGCAAGGCTGCACGCGCTGCACCTCGCCGCGACCAGTTCGCTCGGCCTCCAGCAGATGGCCGACGCCGAAGCATACTGGCGCCGCGCGCTCGAACTCGACCCGACGCTCGCCGCCGCCTACGGCGGCCTCGGTCTGCTGACGAAGATGCAGAAGCGCACGGCGGAAACCGAAGCGCTGTATCGCGCGTGGGCCACGCACTGGCCGGACAACGCGGAGGCGCACAACAACCACGGCGTCGCGCTCCAGGAACTGGGACGCCTCGCGGACGCGGAAGCCGCGTACCGCCGCGCGCTGGAGATCCGCGCGGACTACCTCGAAGCGCGCTACAACCTCGGCCTCGTGCTGCAAGCCGCGCAGCGTCCGCAGGAGGCCGAGCAAGCGTATCAGGCATTGATCGCGAGCCACCTCGCGCATTCGCAGTCGCAACGCGAACTCGGCGACGCGCTGAAAGAACAGGGCAAGCTGGCCGAAGCCGAAGCGGCATACCAGCGTTCGCGCGTGAGTCACGCATCGTATCCGCTCGCGTTCAACAACCTGGCCGCACTGCTGAAAGCGCGCGGCAGCCTGCCCGAAGCCGAATTGGCGATCCGTTGCGCGATCGCGCTGCGCCCTGACCTCGCGGACGCGCACAACACGCTCGGCGTGATCCTCGACAAGCTCGAACGCTGGTCCGACGCGGAGGCCGCGTTCGGCGAGGCGCTGTCGCTCAACCCGAACTTCGCCGAATGCCATTACAACCTCGGCATTGTGCAGCACGCGCAAAAGCGGCTGCCCGAGGCCGAAGCAAGCTATCGCCGTTCGCTCGAACTGAAGCCGAACGCCGTCGAGACGCTGAGCAACCTCGGCGCGGTACTGCACGAAAGCGGCCGCGCGCGCGAAGCGGCCGTGGCCTATCAACAGGCGCTGGCGCTGCGCCCGGATCTGGCGGCCACGCACTACAGCCTCGGGATCGTGCACAAAGGGCTCGGCCAACTGGATGAAGCGGAAGCGGCGCTGCGACAGGCGCTGGTCCTGCAACCCGGTTACGGCGACGCGAAGTTCGCGCTGTCGACGCTGCTGTTGAGCATGGAACGCTTCGACGACGCGTGGCCCCTCTACGAATCGCGCTACGACCTGCCCCGCTTCGTCCATCACCACACGCTGTCGATCGTGCAATGCCCGCGCTGGCAGGGCGAGTCGCTGGAAGGCCGGTCGCTGCTCGTGTGGCAGGAGGACGGCCTCGGCGACATGATCCAGTTCGGGCGTTATTTCGCGGCGCTGAAGGCGCGCGGCGTCGCGCGCATCGCGGTCGCGTGCATGCCCGCGCTGCATCGGCTCGTCGCGTCGATCGACGGCGTGGACGAGGTGTTCGACAACACGGCCGGCAAAACGCGTTCCGCGGAATTCGACTGCTGGACCAGCCTGTTGAGCGTGCCGCTGCATGTCGGCACGCATGGCAACGTGCCGGTGGCTTATCTGAAGCCCGACCCCGCGCGCGTCGAGCACTGGCGCGCGCAACTCGACGCGTTGCCGGCGGGGCCGCGCATCGGTCTCGTGTGGAAGGGCAACCCGCGCCATCACAACGACGCGCATCGCTCGATACCGTCGCTGGCGCAACTCGCGCCGCTATGGAACGTGCCCGGCGCGCGGTTCGTGAGCCTGCAAAAAGGCCAGGGAGAAGACGACGCGCAGCAGCCGCCCGCGGACCAGCCGCTGCTGCATCTCGGCACTGCGCTGACGGATCTGGCGGATAGCGCGGCGATCGTCGCGCAGCTCGATCTGGTGATCTGCGTGGACACCGCGATCGCGCACGTCGCCGGCTCGGTCGGCACGCCGTGCTGGGTGATGCTGCCCGCTCACGACCTCGACTGGCGCTGGGGGCACGCAGGAAACGATACGCGCTGGTATCCGGGGATGCGGCTCTTCAGGCAGCCGCCGGGCGCGCAGTGGCCCGACTTGATAGAACAGGTCGCGCACGCGTGCGCGACGGCGTTCGCATGA
- the ompA gene encoding outer membrane protein OmpA codes for MNKLSKLAFIAATAVMAASASAQSVPASRQAVNDNWVNGTGEWVWMNGTNELCWRDAFWTPATANAKCDGALVAQAPQPPVAAPAAPAIRSEKVTYQAETLFDFDKAVLKPAGKAKLDELAARIEALNLEVVVATGHTDRIGTVAYNDRLSMRRAQAVKAYLVSKGVPADRIYTEGKGKRNPVTTGCNQKNRKALIACLAPDRRVEVEVVGTPRQ; via the coding sequence ATGAATAAACTTTCAAAGCTCGCGTTCATTGCAGCTACCGCAGTAATGGCTGCATCCGCCTCGGCACAGTCGGTGCCGGCGTCGCGACAAGCCGTGAATGACAACTGGGTGAATGGTACGGGCGAGTGGGTGTGGATGAACGGCACGAACGAGCTTTGCTGGCGCGATGCGTTCTGGACGCCTGCAACGGCCAACGCGAAGTGCGACGGCGCCCTCGTCGCTCAGGCTCCGCAACCGCCGGTCGCAGCGCCTGCTGCTCCGGCAATCCGCAGCGAAAAGGTCACGTATCAGGCTGAAACGCTGTTCGACTTCGACAAGGCCGTCCTGAAGCCGGCTGGCAAGGCCAAGCTGGACGAACTGGCAGCGCGCATCGAAGCGCTGAACCTCGAAGTCGTCGTGGCAACCGGCCACACCGACCGTATCGGTACCGTTGCGTACAACGACCGTCTGTCGATGCGCCGTGCACAAGCCGTGAAGGCCTATCTGGTCAGCAAGGGCGTCCCGGCCGACCGTATCTACACGGAAGGCAAGGGCAAGCGCAACCCGGTCACGACGGGCTGCAACCAGAAGAACCGCAAGGCTCTCATCGCCTGCCTCGCACCGGACCGCCGCGTGGAAGTCGAAGTCGTCGGCACGCCGCGCCAGTAA
- a CDS encoding NAD(P)H-dependent oxidoreductase subunit E — MDETIATAPDELVRRHLQPGRTLLAVLHAIQDEVGFVPSGTVVPLAKAMNLSRAEVHGVITYYHHFRSEPPAAVTVQLCRAEACRSMGSEALAQHIETRTGCRFAQHRHDDPHAHAHGGGPLALESVYCLGQCALSPALTINGTLHAKVTPQKFDALLAAATTVAHTEEAA; from the coding sequence TTGGACGAGACCATCGCTACCGCGCCGGATGAACTGGTGCGGCGCCATCTGCAACCGGGCCGCACGCTGCTCGCGGTCCTGCATGCGATCCAGGACGAAGTCGGCTTCGTGCCGTCCGGCACCGTCGTGCCGCTCGCGAAAGCGATGAACCTGTCGCGCGCCGAGGTCCATGGCGTCATCACCTATTACCACCACTTCCGCAGCGAGCCGCCCGCGGCCGTCACGGTTCAGTTGTGCCGCGCCGAAGCGTGCCGCAGCATGGGCAGCGAGGCGCTCGCGCAGCACATCGAGACGCGCACCGGCTGCCGCTTCGCGCAGCACCGTCACGACGATCCCCATGCCCATGCGCACGGCGGCGGTCCGCTCGCGCTCGAATCGGTGTATTGCCTCGGCCAGTGCGCGCTGTCGCCCGCGCTGACGATCAACGGCACGCTGCACGCGAAGGTCACGCCGCAGAAGTTCGACGCGCTGCTCGCCGCGGCCACGACCGTCGCGCACACCGAGGAGGCCGCATGA